A DNA window from Camelina sativa cultivar DH55 chromosome 13, Cs, whole genome shotgun sequence contains the following coding sequences:
- the LOC104736885 gene encoding uncharacterized protein LOC104736885 translates to MEAIPLIGQLMGEKIDTEITVSRISNWKGAAKVSYDELLLVEKSIGNKDVVYPCISSTGNFDVLESIEYLRGDEIKDCEVDNLEALIRSGYDFGDHIWESGEGYGVEDDNIKDVGVEQSQTVGGDNEVSVGEESGEKQANIPEVSSLKKRKKKQVDHGAETRKRMVLSQRASTSHCSCGDDMKRFFKELIDSSFKSFTETFGERLLTMEKDVSDIKALISRPAEVDPKPAEVDPKPAVVDPSPSRVKPKTSVRKK, encoded by the exons ATGGAAGCCATTCCTCTCATTGGACAACTTATGGGAGAGAAGATTGACACAGAGATTACAGTTAGCCGAATCTCTAATTGGAAAGGTGCTGCTAAAGTATCATATGATGAGCTCCTCCTTGTAGAGAAATCAATTGGAAACAAG GATGTTGTTTATCCATGCATTTCCTCCACTGGAAACTTTGATGTATTGGAGTCCATTGAATATTTGAGGGGTGATGAAATTAAAGATTGTGAAGTGGACAACTTGGAAGCTTTGATCAGATCTGGCTATGATTTTGGAGATCATATTTGGGAGAGTGGCGAAGGATATGGTGTGGAAGATGATAACATTAAGGATGTTGGTGTGGAACAATCTCAGACTGTTGGAGGGGACAATGAAGTTTCGGTTGGAGAGGAGAGTGGTGAGAAGCAAGCTAATATCCCAGAAGTGTCtagcttgaagaagaggaagaagaagcaagttgACCATGGAGCAGAGACACGGAAAAGAATGGTGCTATCTCAGAGAGCATCAACTTCACATTGTTCATGTGGAGATGATATGAAGCGGTTCTTTAAGGAGTTGATTGACTCTTCTTTCAAGAGCTTCACAGAGACCTTTGGGGAACGATTGCTAACAATGGAGAAAGATGTATCAGATATCAAGGCCTTGATATCCAGACCAGCAGAAGTGGATCCTAAGCCAGCAGAAGTGGATCCTAAGCCAGCAGTAGTGGATCCTAGTCCATCACGAGTGAAGCCCAAAACTTCGGTACGTAAGAAGTAG
- the LOC104738283 gene encoding uncharacterized protein LOC104738283, with protein sequence MIRLCVTFKRVVDGDRSKVQFDLNKFPVDSSDGCNVEVDVGKSVGIISRNSPKPTNDVLEKPTDANLGDAAGLKLEDSMVKNGEYFSSKEALQATMEMYTMKYNCDYRITKSDKRWWCICCIDSACNWRLRAECLQASTYFKINKFVGNHTCAPSKKNSFCRTPSARTIGHLIKQSYEGVKEGPKPNDIVNIIRSRYGCELTYHQAWESREYVVSEVRGIPEKNYAKIPKYLHMLQEANPGTFTNYEIDFDGRFKYLFISFGQSTRGFYKSMRKVIVVDGTFLKNKYKGVLLVATAVDADEEGLSFVSDRHTSIAKSIGNIYPLAKHGICIHHLLSNVITYHKGRGVAEEADVTKWARCHFPGYRYDINTNNAAESINAALRTPREYPIIPLLDSIREMMTRWFYESRELSAKHKDPLTVEVEKKISRRIEKGKFMNGYLMSRSQIQVKGNGVDYIVDLERRTCSCGKFSIQKLPCRHAIKGAFDIGKDLYPYADDVYTTTAWRSQYEETVNPIGVPEEEWRVPQYVEDAKVL encoded by the exons atgattCGGTTGTGTGTTACATTCAAAAGAGTAGTTGATGGTGATAGGAGTAAAGTCCAGTTCGATCTGAATAAGTTCCCAGTTGATAGTAGCGATGGTTGTAATGTGGAAGTTGATGTGGGAAAATCAGTAGGTATTATTTCAAGGAATTCACCTAAGCCGACTAATGATGTATTAGAAAAGCCTACTGATGCTAATCTTGGTGATGCTGCTGGTTTaaagttggaagattcaatggtaAAAAATGGTGAATATTTCAGCAGTAAGGAAGCTTTACAGGCTACTATGGAAATGTATACAATGAAATATAACTGCGACTATAGgattacaaaatctgataagAGATGGTGGTGTATATGTTGCATTGATAGTGCTTGTAATTGGCGTCTCCGGGCTGAGTGTTTACAAGCgtctacatatttcaaaatcaacaagtttgtgggtaACCATACATGTGccccttcaaaaaaaaactcattttgtaGGACTCCATCTGCAAGAACAATTGGACATCTCATTAAGCAAAGCTATGAGGGCGTGAAGGAAGGTCCTAAACCGAATGATATAGTTAATATTATTCGTTCAAGGTACGGCTGCGAGCTAACATATCACCAAGCTTGGGAGTCTCGGGAGTATGTAGTTAGCGAAGTTAGAGGAATTCCTGAGAAAAATTATGCTAAGATTCCAAAATACTTGCACATGCTACAAGAAGCGAATCCTGGTACGTTCACGAATTATGAAATTGACTTTGATGGAAGatttaaatatctatttatttcttttggtcaatcAACAAGAGGGTTCTACAAGTCAATGCGGAAAGTGATAGTAGTTGATGgtacatttttgaagaataaatacaAAGGGGTTCTCCTAGTTGCTACAGCTGTAGATG ctgatgaagaaggtttATCATTTGTGTCAGATAGACATACATCGATTGCTAAATCAATTGGAAACATCTATCCATTGGCTAAACATGGTATTTGCATCCACCACTTGCTTAGCAATGTGATAACATATCATAAGGGAAGAGGTGTCGCTG AGGAAGCCGATGTGACAAAATGGGCTCGCTGTCATTTTCCGGGTTATAGGTATGATATTAACACCAACAATGCAGCTGAATCAATTAATGCTGCTTTGAGGACACCCAGAGAGTATCCAATAATTCCTTTGTTAGACAGCATCAGAGAAATGATGACACGCTGGTTTTATGAGAGTAGAGAGTTAAGTGCAAAGCATAAAGATCCTTTAACTGTTGAGGTggagaaaaagatttcaagaagaatagagaaaggTAAATTCATGAACGGTTATTTGATGAGCAGATCGCAGATCCAGGTTAAAGGTAATGGAGTAGACTACATTGTTGACTTAGAAAGAAGGACTTGTTCATGTGGAAAGTTCAGCATCCAAAAACTCCCTTGTAGACATGCTATAAAAGGAGCTTTTGATATAGGCAAGGATCTATATCCTTATGCTGATGATGTGTATACCACTACTGCATGGAGATCGCAATATGAGGAAACTGTTAATCCAATAGGTGTTCCTGAAGAAGAATGGCGAGTCCCACAGTATgttgaagatgcaaaa GTCCTCTAa